The Rahnella aquatilis CIP 78.65 = ATCC 33071 genomic sequence TTTATTCTCGAAGAGGGGCTGGCGCTGGATGATTTACAGAAAATAGTCAGCGCCATGGCGCAGACCGCACACACTGCGGGCATCGCCATTGTGACCGGCGACACCAAAGTCGTGCAGCGCGGGGCCGCTGACAAAATCTTTATTAATACTGCCGGGATCGGCGTGATCCCCACAGCCGTGAACTGGGCTGCCGGTACGATAAAAGCGGGCGATAAAGTGATCGTCAGCGGGACGCTCGGCGATCACGGTGCGGCGATCCTGAATCTGCGTGAAAATCTGGGGATGGATCTGGGGGTGGAAAGTGACTGTGCGGTGCTGGCCCCGATGATCGCACCACTGCGGCCGCTGGCCGGTGTCCATGCTGTACGCGATGCCACGCGCGGCGGGGTGAATGCGATTTTGCATGAATTCAGCGCCGCCAGTGGTTTTGGGATCAGCATCGACGAAACTGCGTTGCCGGTTAAACCGGCAGTGCGCGGGATCTGCGAATTACTGGGACTTGAACCGCTGAATTTTGCTAATGAAGGCAAACTGGTGGTGGTGGTTTCTGCACAGGCCGAAGAAAAAGTACTGAATCTGTTACGCAGCCACCCGCTGGGGGCCGATGCGGCGACTATCGGCGAGGTGACGGTAAATCCGCAGGTGTGTCTGCGCGGCGCGCTGGGG encodes the following:
- the hypE gene encoding hydrogenase expression/formation protein HypE, with amino-acid sequence MSDRKEVVTMAHGSGGRAMQQMIEHLFLSAFDNPWLNEREDGARLSLASLSAQGDRLAFTTDSYVIDPIFFPGGNIGKLAVCGTANDLAVCGATPAYLSCGFILEEGLALDDLQKIVSAMAQTAHTAGIAIVTGDTKVVQRGAADKIFINTAGIGVIPTAVNWAAGTIKAGDKVIVSGTLGDHGAAILNLRENLGMDLGVESDCAVLAPMIAPLRPLAGVHAVRDATRGGVNAILHEFSAASGFGISIDETALPVKPAVRGICELLGLEPLNFANEGKLVVVVSAQAEEKVLNLLRSHPLGADAATIGEVTVNPQVCLRGALGISRQLMLPHAEPLPRIC